Proteins encoded within one genomic window of Bacillus thuringiensis:
- the hrcA gene encoding heat-inducible transcriptional repressor HrcA, whose amino-acid sequence MLTERQLLILQTIIDDFIGSAQPVGSRTLAKKDEITFSSATIRNEMADLEELGFIEKTHSSSGRVPSEKGYRFYVDHLLAPQNLPKAEIVQIKDLFAERIFEAEKIAQQSAQILSELTNYTAIVLGPKLSTNKLKNVQIVPLDRQTAVAIIVTDTGHVQSKTITVPESVDLSDLEKMVNILNEKLSGVPMEELHNKIFKEIVTVLRGYVHNYDSAIKMLDGTFQVPLSEKIYFGGKANMLSQPEFHDIHKVRSLLTMIDNEAEFYDILRHKQVGIQVKIGRENSATAMEDCSLISATYSIGEEQLGTIAILGPTRMQYSRVISLLQLFTRQFTDGLKK is encoded by the coding sequence ATGCTTACGGAACGTCAGCTCTTAATTTTACAAACAATTATTGATGACTTTATTGGATCAGCGCAGCCGGTTGGTTCTAGAACGTTGGCTAAAAAAGATGAAATTACATTTAGTTCAGCTACTATTCGAAATGAAATGGCGGACTTAGAAGAATTAGGTTTTATTGAAAAAACGCATAGTTCTTCTGGCCGTGTTCCTTCTGAGAAGGGATACCGATTTTATGTAGACCATCTTTTAGCGCCGCAAAACTTACCGAAAGCTGAAATTGTACAAATTAAAGATTTATTTGCTGAAAGAATTTTTGAAGCGGAAAAAATTGCACAGCAATCGGCTCAAATTCTATCAGAACTTACGAATTACACGGCCATTGTTCTTGGGCCGAAGTTAAGCACAAATAAACTTAAAAATGTACAAATTGTGCCGCTTGATCGTCAAACTGCAGTCGCTATTATTGTAACTGATACAGGGCATGTACAAAGTAAAACGATTACCGTTCCGGAATCTGTTGATTTATCAGATTTAGAAAAAATGGTTAATATTTTAAATGAAAAGCTATCTGGTGTACCGATGGAAGAACTGCATAATAAAATCTTTAAGGAGATTGTTACAGTTTTACGTGGGTATGTTCATAATTACGATAGTGCAATAAAAATGTTAGATGGTACATTTCAAGTTCCGTTATCGGAAAAGATATACTTTGGAGGAAAAGCAAATATGCTTTCGCAACCAGAGTTCCATGACATTCACAAAGTAAGATCCTTGCTGACGATGATTGATAATGAAGCTGAGTTTTATGATATTTTGCGCCATAAACAAGTCGGTATTCAAGTGAAAATTGGTAGGGAAAACTCTGCGACAGCCATGGAAGATTGTAGTTTAATTTCTGCAACATATTCGATCGGCGAAGAGCAACTTGGAACAATTGCTATTTTAGGTCCTACGAGAATGCAATATTCTCGTGTAATTAGTTTGTTACAGTTATTTACGAGACAATTTACTGATGGACTTAAAAAGTAA
- the hemW gene encoding radical SAM family heme chaperone HemW encodes MVQAAYIHIPFCQHICHYCDFNKVFIERQPVDQYLEYLEKEIINTVQKVPFDSMKTIFVGGGTPTALNMEQTKKLLDIINRRLRPFAPNCELTFEANPGDLPKEKLNVLLEGGVNRISFGVQTFRDELLEKIGRKHTREDAFVAIREAQEVGFKNINIDIIYALPGQTIEDVKETLDIAFTLGVQHFSAYSLIVEPKTVFYNLMNKGKLCLPGEDHEAKMYEMVMDEMEKHGYKQYEISNFSKGDNESRHNLTYWNNEEYYGFGAGAHSYVNGERIQNVGPLKQYFKKIDETDFPYLDVHAVTEKERMEEELFLGLRKTKGVSKMAFQKKFDMEMDQVFAKQLQSNQEQGLLEERDGYVRLTRKGKLLGNEVFQSFLID; translated from the coding sequence TTGGTACAAGCTGCATATATTCACATTCCGTTTTGTCAGCATATTTGTCACTATTGTGATTTTAATAAAGTGTTCATTGAACGCCAACCGGTTGATCAATATTTAGAGTATTTAGAGAAAGAAATAATAAACACGGTTCAAAAAGTGCCGTTTGATAGTATGAAAACGATTTTTGTTGGTGGGGGAACTCCGACAGCTTTAAATATGGAACAGACAAAAAAGCTACTCGATATTATTAATCGTCGTTTGCGTCCGTTTGCTCCGAATTGTGAATTAACATTTGAAGCGAATCCAGGTGACTTACCGAAAGAGAAGTTAAACGTATTGCTAGAAGGTGGAGTGAACAGAATTAGTTTTGGTGTGCAAACATTTCGAGATGAACTGCTTGAGAAAATTGGACGCAAACATACAAGGGAAGATGCCTTTGTAGCGATTAGAGAAGCACAGGAAGTAGGCTTCAAAAATATTAATATAGATATTATTTATGCTTTGCCAGGACAAACGATAGAAGACGTAAAGGAAACATTAGATATTGCTTTTACGCTTGGTGTACAACATTTCTCGGCATATTCATTAATTGTGGAACCGAAAACAGTGTTTTATAACTTAATGAATAAGGGGAAATTATGTCTTCCAGGTGAAGATCACGAAGCGAAAATGTACGAAATGGTAATGGATGAAATGGAGAAACATGGTTATAAGCAGTATGAAATTAGCAATTTCTCAAAAGGTGATAATGAAAGTAGACATAATCTCACATACTGGAATAATGAAGAGTATTATGGCTTCGGAGCTGGGGCTCATAGTTATGTAAATGGAGAGCGTATCCAAAATGTAGGGCCACTGAAGCAATATTTCAAGAAAATTGATGAAACGGATTTTCCATATTTAGACGTCCACGCAGTGACGGAGAAAGAAAGAATGGAAGAAGAACTGTTCTTAGGGCTTCGAAAAACAAAAGGTGTATCTAAAATGGCGTTCCAAAAGAAATTTGATATGGAGATGGATCAAGTTTTCGCGAAGCAGTTGCAAAGTAATCAAGAACAAGGGTTGCTTGAAGAGAGAGACGGATACGTGCGTTTAACACGAAAAGGAAAATTATTAGGGAATGAAGTGTTCCAGTCATTTTTGATTGATTAA
- a CDS encoding winged helix-turn-helix transcriptional regulator: protein MSENIRKDIHEKIQNGNFNCEKELTLSIISGKWKVVILWHLGVEGPHRFSELQRLFPNISHKVLSNQLKELMEDGIVDRTVYPEIPPRVEYYMTELGMSLLPIVEMMYDWGKMRMEQIRNTLEK, encoded by the coding sequence ATGTCCGAAAATATTCGAAAAGATATTCATGAGAAGATACAAAATGGTAATTTTAATTGTGAAAAGGAATTAACCCTTTCTATTATTAGCGGGAAGTGGAAAGTTGTGATACTGTGGCATCTTGGTGTAGAAGGGCCGCATCGTTTTAGTGAATTACAACGATTATTCCCAAATATTTCTCATAAAGTTTTGTCGAACCAATTAAAAGAGTTAATGGAAGATGGGATTGTTGATCGAACAGTATACCCAGAAATTCCTCCACGAGTGGAGTATTATATGACGGAATTAGGCATGTCGCTTTTACCAATCGTTGAAATGATGTATGATTGGGGAAAAATGCGAATGGAACAAATTCGTAATACGTTAGAGAAGTAA
- the lepA gene encoding elongation factor 4 yields the protein MNKEERAKRQSKIRNFSIIAHIDHGKSTLADRILEKTNALTQREMKAQLLDSMDLERERGITIKLNAVQLNYTAKDGEEYILHLIDTPGHVDFTYEVSRSLAACEGAILVVDAAQGIEAQTLANVYLALDNNLEILPVINKIDLPSADPERVRQEVEDVIGLDASEAVLASAKAGIGIEEILEQIVEKVPAPTGDSEDPLQCMIFDSLYDPYRGVIAYIRVVNGTVKVGDKVRMMATGKEFEVTEVGVFTPKTTQRDELTVGDVGFLAASIKNVGDTRVGDTITHAKRPAAEPLAGYRKLNPMVFCGLYPIDSARYNDLRDALEKLELNDSALEFEPETSQALGFGFRCGFLGLLHMEIIQERIEREFKIDLITTAPSVIYKVYLTNGEDVIVDNPSNMPDPQSIDRVEEPFVKASIMVPNDYVGAVMEICQGKRGTFIDMQYLDETRVTLTYEIPLSEIVYDFFDQLKSNTKGYASFDYELIGYKPSKLVKMDILLNNEQVDALSFIVHRDSAYDRGKVIVEKLKELIPRQQFEVPIQATIGNKVVARSTIKAMRKNVLAKCYGGDISRKRKLLDKQKEGKKRMKSVGSVEVPQEAFMAVLKMDDN from the coding sequence ATGAATAAAGAAGAAAGAGCAAAAAGACAATCCAAAATTCGTAATTTCTCTATCATTGCTCATATTGACCACGGAAAATCAACGTTAGCAGACCGTATTTTAGAGAAAACAAACGCGTTAACACAACGTGAAATGAAAGCTCAATTGCTTGACTCTATGGATTTAGAGCGTGAGCGTGGTATTACAATTAAATTAAACGCAGTACAATTAAACTATACAGCAAAAGACGGTGAAGAATATATTCTTCACTTAATTGATACACCAGGGCACGTCGACTTTACGTACGAAGTATCACGTAGTTTAGCGGCTTGTGAAGGCGCAATTCTTGTAGTGGATGCAGCACAAGGTATTGAAGCGCAAACATTAGCGAACGTATACTTAGCGCTTGATAATAATTTAGAGATCTTACCGGTTATTAACAAAATTGACTTACCAAGTGCAGATCCAGAACGCGTACGTCAAGAGGTAGAAGATGTAATTGGTTTAGATGCATCAGAAGCTGTACTTGCTTCAGCAAAAGCTGGGATTGGTATTGAAGAAATTTTAGAACAAATTGTTGAGAAAGTACCAGCACCAACAGGTGATTCAGAAGATCCGTTACAATGTATGATTTTCGACTCTTTATATGATCCGTATCGAGGTGTAATTGCTTATATCCGTGTTGTAAATGGAACGGTAAAAGTTGGCGATAAAGTACGTATGATGGCAACTGGTAAAGAATTTGAAGTAACAGAAGTAGGTGTGTTTACACCGAAGACTACGCAACGTGACGAGTTAACAGTAGGTGATGTAGGTTTCTTAGCAGCATCGATTAAAAATGTTGGTGACACACGTGTTGGTGATACGATTACACACGCGAAACGTCCAGCTGCAGAGCCGTTAGCAGGTTATCGTAAATTAAACCCAATGGTATTCTGTGGTTTATATCCGATTGATTCTGCGCGTTACAACGACTTACGTGATGCGTTAGAAAAGTTAGAGTTAAACGATTCTGCACTTGAGTTTGAACCAGAAACATCTCAAGCGCTAGGATTTGGTTTCCGCTGTGGTTTCTTAGGACTTCTTCACATGGAAATCATTCAAGAACGTATTGAACGTGAATTTAAGATTGATTTAATTACAACAGCGCCAAGTGTTATTTATAAAGTTTATTTAACAAACGGTGAAGATGTTATTGTTGATAATCCATCTAATATGCCAGATCCACAGTCTATCGATCGTGTAGAAGAGCCATTTGTGAAGGCTTCAATTATGGTTCCGAATGACTATGTTGGAGCTGTAATGGAAATTTGCCAAGGTAAACGCGGAACGTTTATTGATATGCAATATTTAGATGAAACACGTGTTACATTAACGTATGAAATCCCGTTATCAGAAATCGTATATGATTTCTTCGATCAGTTGAAATCAAATACGAAAGGGTATGCATCATTTGATTACGAGTTAATTGGTTATAAACCATCTAAACTTGTGAAAATGGATATTCTTTTAAATAATGAACAAGTGGATGCTCTATCATTTATCGTACACCGTGATTCAGCGTATGACCGTGGTAAAGTAATCGTAGAAAAACTAAAAGAATTAATTCCGAGACAACAGTTCGAAGTGCCGATTCAGGCGACTATCGGGAACAAAGTTGTAGCGCGTTCTACAATTAAGGCGATGCGTAAAAACGTACTTGCAAAATGTTACGGTGGTGACATTTCTCGTAAGCGTAAACTTCTTGATAAGCAAAAAGAAGGTAAAAAACGTATGAAGTCTGTTGGTTCTGTAGAGGTACCGCAAGAAGCGTTCATGGCTGTACTGAAAATGGATGACAACTAA
- a CDS encoding YqxA family protein, producing MGRADSNLSHFTLLCICSAILCLLMMIAGVALANHGLKSMKGYQQLSYEQIAHMTGTEGEDAESEISGSSFSTIEKQKQLESLRSFNVVEGIGMAIASVAYEMTKFGTDIVVGKVKEVFS from the coding sequence ATGGGAAGGGCTGATAGTAATTTAAGCCACTTTACGCTTTTGTGTATATGTAGCGCAATCTTATGCTTGCTTATGATGATAGCAGGAGTTGCGCTTGCTAATCATGGCTTGAAAAGTATGAAAGGTTATCAACAACTGTCGTATGAACAAATAGCTCATATGACTGGAACAGAGGGGGAGGATGCTGAATCGGAAATTTCGGGAAGTTCGTTTTCAACAATTGAGAAACAAAAACAATTAGAAAGTTTAAGGAGTTTTAATGTCGTAGAAGGAATTGGTATGGCGATAGCAAGTGTTGCTTATGAAATGACAAAGTTTGGGACAGATATAGTTGTTGGGAAAGTGAAAGAGGTTTTTAGTTAA
- the gpr gene encoding GPR endopeptidase, producing MKEPLDLSKYSVRTDLAVEAHQMLQERQEEQNGIQGVIVKEREEEGVTITKVTIDEVASESMGKKPGNYLTLEVQGIRQQDTELQQKVERVFAKEFSYFLEEVGVTKEASCLIVGLGNWNVTPDALGPIVVENVLVTRHLFQLQPESVEEGFRPVSAIRPGVMGITGIETSDVIYGIIEKIKPDFVIAIDALAARSIERVNSTIQISDTGIHPGSGVGNKRKELSKETLGIPVIAIGVPTVVDAVSITSDTIDFILKHFGREMKEGHKPSKSLLPAGFSFGEKKKLTEEDMPDEKSRNMFLGAVGTLEDEEKRKLIYEVLSPLGHNLMVTPKEVDAFIEDMANVIASGLNAALHHQIDQDNTGAYTH from the coding sequence ATGAAAGAACCATTAGATTTAAGTAAATATAGCGTTAGAACTGACCTTGCTGTAGAGGCGCATCAAATGTTGCAAGAGCGCCAAGAAGAACAAAATGGAATACAAGGAGTTATTGTAAAAGAGAGGGAAGAAGAAGGTGTTACCATTACAAAAGTAACGATTGATGAAGTTGCGTCTGAATCGATGGGTAAAAAACCTGGAAATTATTTAACGCTTGAAGTACAAGGTATACGTCAACAAGATACGGAACTGCAACAAAAAGTAGAGCGCGTTTTTGCGAAAGAATTTTCTTATTTCCTAGAAGAGGTTGGTGTTACGAAAGAAGCGAGCTGCTTGATCGTCGGTCTTGGGAATTGGAATGTAACACCAGATGCACTTGGACCGATAGTTGTAGAAAATGTATTGGTAACGAGACATTTGTTTCAATTGCAGCCTGAAAGTGTAGAAGAAGGGTTTAGACCTGTTAGTGCAATTCGTCCTGGGGTAATGGGGATTACAGGAATTGAAACAAGTGATGTTATTTATGGGATTATTGAGAAGATAAAGCCGGACTTTGTCATTGCAATTGACGCGTTAGCTGCCCGTTCTATTGAACGAGTAAATAGTACGATACAAATTTCTGATACGGGAATTCATCCTGGATCGGGTGTTGGGAATAAACGTAAGGAACTAAGTAAAGAAACATTAGGAATTCCTGTTATTGCTATTGGTGTTCCGACTGTAGTTGATGCCGTTTCGATTACAAGCGATACAATTGATTTTATTTTGAAGCACTTTGGAAGAGAGATGAAAGAGGGACATAAGCCATCAAAATCTTTATTACCTGCGGGATTTTCATTTGGAGAAAAGAAAAAATTAACAGAAGAAGATATGCCGGATGAAAAAAGCCGAAATATGTTTTTAGGTGCTGTAGGTACGTTAGAAGATGAAGAGAAGAGAAAATTAATTTATGAGGTGCTATCCCCTCTTGGTCATAATTTAATGGTAACCCCAAAAGAAGTAGATGCTTTTATAGAGGATATGGCAAATGTAATTGCAAGTGGTTTAAATGCAGCGTTGCACCATCAAATTGACCAAGATAATACAGGGGCATATACACATTGA
- the rpsT gene encoding 30S ribosomal protein S20 yields MANIKSAIKRAKLSEERRAHNASIKSDMRSAVKTVEALVTNNDLETAKEAFKTASKKLDKAARKGLIHQNAAARQKSRLAKQVNA; encoded by the coding sequence ATGGCAAACATCAAATCTGCTATCAAACGCGCTAAACTTAGCGAAGAGCGTCGTGCACATAACGCTTCTATCAAGTCTGACATGCGTTCTGCTGTTAAAACTGTAGAAGCTTTAGTTACTAATAACGATCTTGAAACTGCTAAAGAAGCTTTCAAAACTGCTTCTAAAAAACTTGACAAAGCAGCTCGTAAAGGTCTTATCCACCAAAACGCTGCAGCTCGTCAAAAATCTCGCTTAGCGAAACAAGTAAACGCGTAA
- the holA gene encoding DNA polymerase III subunit delta has protein sequence MSSDIHKKIKKKQFAPLYLLYGTEAFFINETIKLITTEALEEEDREFNVVTYDLEEAYLEDVVEDARTLPFFGERKVLLIKSPLFLTSQKEKLEQNIKILEEYIGEPSPFSILVFVAPYEKLDERKKITKLLKKTSDIVEANAMQVQDVQKWIVARADEVHVHIDNAAVSLLLELVGSNVTMLAKEMDKLTLYVGMGGEITPKLVAELVPKSVEQNVFALTEKVVKKDIAGAMQILDGLFTQQEEPIKLLALLVSQFRLLHQVKELQQRGYGQNQIASHIGVHPYRVKLAMNQTKFFSFEELKKVIIELAEADYSMKTGKMDKKLVLEFFLMRLNHM, from the coding sequence ATGAGTAGTGATATACATAAAAAGATTAAAAAGAAGCAGTTTGCTCCGTTGTACTTACTGTATGGAACGGAAGCGTTTTTTATAAATGAAACGATAAAGCTTATTACAACAGAAGCGCTTGAAGAGGAAGATCGTGAGTTTAATGTTGTGACATATGATTTAGAAGAAGCGTATTTAGAAGATGTGGTTGAGGATGCACGTACACTTCCTTTTTTTGGAGAACGTAAAGTGCTATTAATAAAATCACCACTATTTTTAACTTCACAAAAAGAAAAGTTAGAGCAAAATATAAAGATTTTAGAAGAATATATTGGGGAGCCTTCTCCATTTTCTATTCTTGTTTTTGTTGCGCCTTACGAAAAACTGGATGAACGAAAAAAAATCACAAAATTATTAAAGAAAACATCGGATATAGTAGAAGCAAATGCGATGCAGGTGCAGGATGTTCAGAAGTGGATTGTTGCTCGTGCAGATGAAGTGCATGTACATATTGATAATGCAGCTGTTAGTTTGTTGTTAGAGCTTGTAGGAAGTAATGTAACGATGTTGGCTAAGGAAATGGACAAGTTAACGTTATATGTCGGTATGGGCGGAGAGATTACACCGAAACTTGTTGCCGAGCTTGTGCCAAAATCAGTTGAACAAAATGTGTTTGCTTTAACAGAAAAAGTTGTGAAAAAAGATATCGCGGGTGCGATGCAAATTTTAGATGGATTATTTACGCAGCAAGAGGAACCGATTAAATTGCTTGCGTTATTAGTAAGCCAATTCCGCTTGCTGCATCAAGTGAAAGAGTTACAGCAACGTGGTTATGGACAAAATCAAATTGCTTCTCATATTGGTGTGCATCCATATCGTGTAAAGTTAGCGATGAATCAAACGAAGTTTTTCTCTTTTGAAGAACTAAAGAAAGTGATTATAGAATTAGCGGAAGCTGATTATAGTATGAAGACAGGAAAGATGGATAAGAAGCTTGTGCTTGAGTTTTTCTTAATGCGGTTAAATCATATGTGA
- a CDS encoding YqzM family protein yields the protein MNDFEQNVQSKRNDAIDSGVGFIVSFGFFATLFIIATVIKFIGS from the coding sequence ATGAATGATTTTGAACAAAACGTTCAAAGTAAACGCAATGACGCTATTGATTCAGGGGTAGGATTTATCGTCTCATTTGGTTTTTTCGCAACACTTTTCATCATTGCAACTGTTATTAAATTTATTGGTTCTTAA
- a CDS encoding DNA internalization-related competence protein ComEC/Rec2: MHGQWGYVAISFIIGIAIAFFSSVVLLTCCFVFYVFFCLYRTSHKTFFFCIIACFSGAMYTTYVQEQNKPLGDPYGLTRGVIQSTPLINGDRLSFQVEDQNKNIVQLSYKIKSALEKKQLRRLHAGVSCIFEGERKEPQIARNFHGFNYRDYLYRQNIHFTFDATYISECHKTSFSFVQWILLLRQQVISGVTELFPEQSGAFMNALVFGDRQQMTFEVEEQYQQFGLVHLLAISGSHIVLLMVIVYFILLRSGVTRELATVCLIFCIPIYMIFAGASPSVIRAAITGVLMLIAFMCSLRLSSFDALSITAICMLIYDPYLIYNIGFQFSFVGSFALILSAPFLLESSNGVIRNSIYISLISQLVSTPILLYHFGYFSPYSIFLNILYVPFLSLVVLPCSIVILVCIPIIPFLAKGLANVLSIGLNLSNDFLIYCENLPFTRLNFGQTPILLVALYCVSIVSILMVWERRISKGIMFIASGIFLFICTCHYVYPYFRESGSVTFLDVGQGDAILIRLPYDKEIYLIDTGGTIRVNKEEWQQKKHEFSVGNDILIPYLQKEGIKTIDKLIVTHGDADHIGAAEELLSNITVKEVVFGRKQQDAVLETVIKKQALEKEVKIREVGEGESWSVNEAEFFVLAPAGKERSENNASIVIWAKLGGITWLFTGDLEEEGEKVLVATYPDLRADVLKVAHHGSNTSSIMPFLSAVRPNVAIISAGERNRYGHPHKEVIERFEKMGIEIWRTDKQGAISYIFKGEHGTFHSKITYDETHNR; this comes from the coding sequence TTGCATGGACAATGGGGCTATGTTGCAATCTCATTTATAATAGGGATTGCAATCGCCTTTTTCTCTTCGGTTGTACTGCTGACGTGTTGTTTCGTTTTTTATGTTTTCTTTTGTTTATATCGTACTTCGCATAAAACCTTCTTTTTTTGTATTATAGCGTGTTTTAGTGGCGCTATGTACACTACGTATGTTCAAGAGCAAAACAAGCCTCTAGGAGATCCCTACGGACTTACAAGAGGGGTGATACAAAGTACACCTCTTATTAACGGGGATCGCTTATCATTTCAAGTTGAAGATCAGAATAAAAATATAGTGCAATTAAGTTACAAAATTAAATCAGCCTTGGAAAAGAAACAACTGCGACGATTACATGCAGGAGTATCATGCATATTCGAAGGTGAGAGAAAAGAACCGCAAATAGCCCGTAATTTTCATGGTTTTAATTACCGTGATTATCTGTATAGGCAAAATATTCATTTCACATTTGATGCTACATATATTTCTGAATGCCATAAAACATCATTTTCATTTGTGCAATGGATTCTTCTTTTGAGACAGCAAGTAATCTCGGGAGTTACAGAACTGTTTCCAGAGCAATCAGGTGCTTTTATGAATGCGTTAGTATTTGGTGATAGACAACAAATGACATTTGAAGTTGAAGAGCAATATCAACAATTTGGTCTTGTACATTTGTTGGCGATTTCAGGATCGCATATCGTATTGTTAATGGTGATTGTGTATTTTATTTTGCTAAGAAGTGGTGTGACGAGGGAGCTAGCAACAGTATGTCTTATCTTCTGTATTCCTATATATATGATTTTTGCAGGAGCATCACCGTCTGTTATAAGAGCTGCTATAACAGGAGTTTTGATGTTGATTGCTTTCATGTGTTCTCTCCGTTTGTCTAGCTTCGATGCTTTAAGTATAACGGCTATATGTATGCTTATATATGATCCGTATCTTATTTATAATATTGGGTTTCAATTTTCTTTTGTTGGTAGTTTTGCTTTAATTTTGTCTGCTCCGTTTTTGCTAGAGAGTAGTAATGGAGTGATCCGAAATTCTATTTATATTTCTCTTATTTCACAGCTCGTTAGTACTCCGATTTTGTTATATCACTTCGGTTATTTTTCTCCATATAGTATTTTTTTGAATATCCTATATGTTCCGTTTTTATCCCTCGTTGTATTGCCGTGTAGTATTGTTATTTTGGTATGTATACCAATCATTCCATTTCTTGCAAAAGGACTTGCGAATGTACTATCAATAGGTTTGAATCTTTCTAATGATTTTTTAATTTATTGTGAAAACTTACCATTTACCCGCCTTAATTTCGGGCAAACACCTATACTTCTTGTAGCTCTATATTGTGTGAGTATAGTTAGTATATTGATGGTTTGGGAAAGGCGAATATCGAAGGGGATTATGTTTATAGCTTCAGGTATATTTCTTTTTATTTGTACATGTCATTATGTATATCCGTATTTTCGGGAAAGTGGAAGTGTTACATTTCTTGACGTTGGACAGGGAGATGCAATATTAATTCGCCTCCCGTACGATAAAGAGATTTACCTCATTGATACCGGTGGAACAATTCGTGTAAACAAGGAAGAATGGCAGCAGAAAAAGCATGAATTTTCAGTTGGAAATGATATTTTAATTCCCTATTTACAAAAGGAAGGTATTAAAACAATCGATAAATTAATCGTAACGCATGGAGATGCGGACCATATAGGTGCTGCGGAAGAGTTATTATCAAATATAACCGTAAAAGAAGTTGTATTTGGCCGAAAGCAACAAGATGCAGTATTAGAAACAGTAATAAAGAAACAGGCGTTAGAAAAGGAAGTGAAAATAAGGGAAGTGGGAGAAGGGGAGAGTTGGAGCGTAAATGAAGCGGAATTTTTTGTACTAGCTCCAGCGGGAAAAGAAAGAAGTGAAAATAACGCTTCAATTGTAATATGGGCAAAATTAGGAGGGATAACGTGGCTGTTTACAGGTGATTTAGAAGAAGAAGGAGAGAAGGTTTTAGTAGCTACGTACCCAGATTTACGGGCGGATGTTTTAAAGGTTGCTCATCATGGGAGTAACACGTCGTCTATAATGCCTTTTCTGAGCGCCGTACGGCCTAATGTAGCGATTATTTCTGCCGGTGAGCGTAATAGGTATGGGCACCCTCATAAGGAAGTTATAGAGCGTTTTGAGAAGATGGGGATTGAAATATGGCGCACGGATAAGCAAGGTGCTATTTCCTATATTTTTAAAGGGGAACACGGAACCTTTCATAGCAAAATCACATATGATGAAACACATAATAGATAA
- a CDS encoding ComE operon protein 2 — protein sequence MERISWDQYFMTQSHLLSLRSTCTRLAVGATIVRDKRIIAGGYNGSIKGGVHCIDDGCYVIDNHCVRTIHAEMNALLQCAKFGVKTEDAEIYVTHFPCLQCCKAIIQSGITAVYYAQDYKNHPYAVELFKKANVTVKHVPLEYDIAALEDQKRHMELKELFASLEKENLSMEELQHVFTKAKMML from the coding sequence ATGGAGCGAATTTCATGGGATCAATATTTTATGACACAAAGCCATTTACTATCTTTACGTAGTACATGTACAAGACTTGCGGTAGGAGCGACAATTGTTCGTGATAAACGAATTATTGCTGGTGGATATAACGGTTCAATTAAAGGTGGTGTACATTGTATAGATGATGGATGCTACGTCATTGATAATCATTGTGTTCGTACAATTCATGCGGAAATGAATGCTTTATTACAATGCGCAAAGTTTGGTGTGAAAACGGAGGACGCGGAAATTTACGTTACGCATTTCCCTTGTTTACAATGCTGTAAGGCAATTATTCAAAGTGGTATTACAGCAGTTTATTATGCACAGGATTATAAAAATCATCCGTATGCCGTAGAATTATTTAAAAAAGCGAATGTAACAGTGAAGCACGTTCCCCTAGAATATGATATTGCAGCGCTAGAGGATCAAAAGCGTCATATGGAGTTAAAAGAACTATTTGCATCTTTAGAAAAAGAGAACTTATCAATGGAAGAATTACAACATGTATTCACGAAAGCAAAAATGATGCTATAA